Proteins encoded in a region of the Sulfurimonas marina genome:
- the aat gene encoding leucyl/phenylalanyl-tRNA--protein transferase, producing MIPELNKFSLTFPNPRDTNEDGILAWGGDLNPSRLLRAYQNGIFPWYSHGDPILWWSPDPRLMMELDDFKLSKSLKKSMKKFTYKFDSNFREVMLKCASTPRRDQMGTWINNDVVEAYTELHHMGFAHSIESYYNGELVGGLYGVVVGKVFCGESMFAHMSDASKAAYATLIQHLKKWEFDFIDCQVPTNHLKSLGAKEVARDYFLYRLEQSAFENVNNKWEIIE from the coding sequence ATGATACCGGAGCTTAATAAGTTCTCTCTAACATTCCCAAATCCAAGAGATACCAATGAAGATGGTATTTTGGCTTGGGGTGGCGATCTAAACCCTTCTAGACTACTTCGTGCCTACCAAAACGGTATATTTCCCTGGTACTCTCATGGCGATCCAATTTTATGGTGGTCACCGGATCCTAGACTTATGATGGAGCTTGACGATTTTAAACTTTCAAAGTCACTCAAAAAAAGTATGAAAAAGTTTACCTATAAGTTCGATTCTAACTTTCGTGAAGTGATGCTTAAATGCGCTTCAACTCCAAGAAGAGATCAGATGGGTACCTGGATCAATAATGACGTTGTAGAAGCATATACCGAACTTCATCATATGGGATTTGCCCATTCTATTGAAAGTTATTATAACGGAGAGTTAGTCGGCGGATTATACGGAGTTGTAGTCGGTAAAGTCTTTTGCGGAGAATCTATGTTCGCTCATATGAGTGATGCTTCAAAAGCTGCGTATGCTACACTTATTCAACATCTAAAAAAATGGGAATTTGATTTTATAGACTGTCAAGTTCCAACAAATCATCTAAAAAGTTTAGGTGCTAAAGAGGTTGCGAGAGATTATTTTCTTTATAGGTTAGAACAATCTGCTTTTGAAAATGTAAATAATAAATGGGAAATAATAGAATAA
- the rplS gene encoding 50S ribosomal protein L19 — MRNKYIENFEKAQIADKNIPDFRAGDTVRLAVTIKEGDKTRVQNYEGVCIARRGQGTGETVTVRKIGANGVGIERIFPIYTDSINEITVIRRGRVRRAKLFYLRNLAGKAARIKELRRK, encoded by the coding sequence ATGAGAAATAAGTACATAGAAAACTTTGAAAAAGCACAAATCGCTGACAAAAACATTCCAGATTTTCGTGCTGGTGATACTGTTCGTCTAGCAGTAACTATTAAAGAGGGAGACAAAACTCGTGTTCAAAATTACGAGGGTGTTTGTATCGCAAGACGTGGTCAAGGTACAGGTGAAACTGTAACTGTACGTAAAATTGGTGCTAACGGTGTTGGTATTGAGAGAATTTTCCCAATCTACACTGATTCTATCAATGAAATCACAGTTATTCGTCGCGGTCGTGTTCGTCGTGCGAAACTTTTCTACTTACGTAACCTAGCTGGTAAAGCTGCACGTATTAAAGAGCTTAGAAGAAAATAA